The Catenulispora sp. GP43 DNA window CGGCTCTCGGCCATGCGGCTGTCGGTGATGACGCTGTCGGCGGCCAGTTCCGCCAGCGCGGCCAGGCGCCCCTGCTCGGAGCGGAACGGCTTTTGCAGGTTCTCCCACAGCGTCTTGGAGCTGACCACCGCCTCCTTGATCTGGACGGTGACGATCCGCAGGCCCAGGCCGTCCTCGGCCTGGCCGGCGCCCTCGGCGACGCCGCGCAGCCGGGCCGTGAGCTCCTCGATGATGGGCTGCCGGTCGGAGAGCACCTCGTGCACGCTCATGGTGGCGACCTTGTCCTTGATCGCCGCCTCGGCCTGCTCGCACAGTTGCAGGTTCACCAGCCGCATCGGGTCCTCCGGGTCGGAGAAGTCCAGTTTGCGGTAGGCGGTGCCGAAGTCCTCGATGATCCACTGCACGTAGGCCTGGACCAGGATGCCCTGCAGCTCGCTGCAGATGCAGAACGCGTTCATCAAGATGGTCTGCATGGCGCCGGGCACGACCAGGAACGAGTCGGTGGCCGGCCGGTAGCGGAAGGAGACGCCCAGGCCGATGTGCCGGGGCTTGCTCTCGCCGCGGCGGGTGTGGACCACGAACGCGTTCGGCGGCACCAGCACGGTCTTGAAACGGCCGATGCCGGTGACGCGGACCTCGACGCTGTTGGCCGGCGCCGGTCCGATGCCGCGTCCGGCGTCGGCCTCGGCGGCGAAACGTTCCAGGCGTGCGGCGCGGGGGCGGCCCGGGCCGCCCCCGCCCGGGGCCGGGGCCAGAGCCGGGGCGGGCATCGAAGCGGCCGGGGGCATCGGTTCGGGCATCCCCGCGGGGGCCTGCGGCGGCGGGTACGGCCCCGACGACACCGACGGCGGCGTCGGCTTGGCCGCCGCTCGCTCCCGCTTGTCCATCTTCTCCGAGCGCTGAACGCCGGTGTTCGAACCGGCGTAGCCCTTGGAGCGCAGATCGGATTCCAGACGTTCTTGATTGGCCAAGACATCGTCGAGATAGGTGTTGCGGCCTTGGTCCGCCACGATGTCACCCCCTGGATAGTCGCAATGGTGACGGAACCGTAGCAGGGCTCGACGACAGTCGGAGGGGGAATCGGGCAGGGCCAAAGCCCCGGAAGTGGCCCTTGGGCCGGGTCCGGGCCGACAGTTATGATCATCAGGCATGGAAACCCCCGACAACCCCCTGTGGGGCGACGACTGGACCGAGGTCCATGCCCTGTTCGACACCCTCCAGGCCGGCCACGCCTACCTGAACCACGGCGGCTTCGGCAACCCCCCGCGCACCGTGATGCTCGCCCAGCGACAGTGGCGGGCGCGGATGGACGCGAACGCGACCCGGTTCTTCCGCCGGGAGCTGGCCCCGGGGATGGCCACGGCCGGCCGTGCCGTCGCGGAGTTCCTCGGCGCCCCGGCCGGCGACACGGTCGCGCTGGTCACGAACGTCACCACGGCCACCACCATCGCCGTGGACTCGGTCCCGCTGGCCGCCGGGGACGAGTTCCTGGTCACCGACCACGGCTACCCGACCGCCACCTGGGCGGTCGAGCGCCGGGCCCGGGAGGCCGGGGCGAGCGTGGTGACCGCGCGGATACCGCTGGCCGCCGACGCCGCCGAGATCGCGCAGGCCGTGCTGGCGGCGGTGACACCGCGCACGAAGGTGGCGCTGATCGACCACATCACCTCCTCCACGGCGCGCCGGTTCCCGGTCGAGGAACTGGTGCCTGCCCTACAGGAACGCGGCGTGATCGTCATCGTCGACGCCGCGCACGCCCCCGGCATGGTGCCGATCGACCTGGCCGCGCTGAACCCGGACTTCTGGGGCGGGAACCTGCACAAGTGGGGTTACGCGCCGCGTTCGGCCGGGGCGTTCTGGGCGGCGCCGAAGTGGCGGCCGGCGCTGCGCAACCCGATCGTGTCGTGGGGGCAGGACGAGGAGTTCCCGCTGAACCTGCAGGAGATCGGCACCCACGACGCCACCTCGCGGCTGTGCGCGCCGAACGGCATAGCGTTCCTGCGTGCGCTGGGCCCGCAGCGGGTGCGGGAGCACAACGTGAAGCTCGCCGAGTACGGGCAAACGGCGCTGGCCTCGGCGCTGGATGTCGATCCGGCGACGCTGCCGGGGGATGCGGGGGTGTCGATGCGGCTGGTGCCGCTGCCGGTGCCGTACGACGATCCGCGCGACCTGCAGGCGGAGATCTCCGATCGGCTCGGTGTGGAGGTGTCGGTGCCGAAGTGGAACGGGATGACGCTGCTGCGGGTGAGCGCGAACGTTTACAACGCCCCGTCGGAGTACGACAGGCTGGCCGCGGGGATCAGGTCCGTGTTGTAAGAACGACGGGTTGGTCGGGGCCGACCGGACCGCCGAACCACGTCGGCAGGGCGCGCGCCCCGATCGCCACGTCCAGGGCGGCGCGCGCCTGCAGCCGGGTGGAGTCCAGGGTGGGCAGCGGCGAGGTCTCGGGGGTGATCAGCAGCGGGATCTCGGTGCAGACCAGGGCGACGGCGTCGCAGCCTTCGGCCGCGAGATGGTCGATGACGCGCTGGTAGGCGGTGCGGGCGCGGTCGGTGAAGATGCCGTTGACGAGTTCGTCGAAGATGATCGTGTCGACGGTCGCGCGGTCGGCGGCGTCGGGGGCGGCTGCGGTGATGCCGCGGGCGGCCATGGCTCGGGGGTATACGGGCCCTTCCATGGTGAAGCGGGTGCCGAGGATGCCGACTTTGCGGTGGCCGCGGGCGGCGGCCTCGT harbors:
- a CDS encoding SPFH domain-containing protein → MADQGRNTYLDDVLANQERLESDLRSKGYAGSNTGVQRSEKMDKRERAAAKPTPPSVSSGPYPPPQAPAGMPEPMPPAASMPAPALAPAPGGGGPGRPRAARLERFAAEADAGRGIGPAPANSVEVRVTGIGRFKTVLVPPNAFVVHTRRGESKPRHIGLGVSFRYRPATDSFLVVPGAMQTILMNAFCICSELQGILVQAYVQWIIEDFGTAYRKLDFSDPEDPMRLVNLQLCEQAEAAIKDKVATMSVHEVLSDRQPIIEELTARLRGVAEGAGQAEDGLGLRIVTVQIKEAVVSSKTLWENLQKPFRSEQGRLAALAELAADSVITDSRMAESRKQETRRLSDERELSELRALNAAREFDRDSSEQARRDEQSQTNARKAADEAHRTRLHTLALERDRHEQESVMARLRLEEEQELSRMRLEAELAATRARHAADHDRLLMELERERVRAEIANARSAAALQAELIGRLPQIVENLPTPSEYKAVTVGGTDAGTLAGIVAQVSAVLGAMKNEE
- a CDS encoding aminotransferase class V-fold PLP-dependent enzyme, with the protein product METPDNPLWGDDWTEVHALFDTLQAGHAYLNHGGFGNPPRTVMLAQRQWRARMDANATRFFRRELAPGMATAGRAVAEFLGAPAGDTVALVTNVTTATTIAVDSVPLAAGDEFLVTDHGYPTATWAVERRAREAGASVVTARIPLAADAAEIAQAVLAAVTPRTKVALIDHITSSTARRFPVEELVPALQERGVIVIVDAAHAPGMVPIDLAALNPDFWGGNLHKWGYAPRSAGAFWAAPKWRPALRNPIVSWGQDEEFPLNLQEIGTHDATSRLCAPNGIAFLRALGPQRVREHNVKLAEYGQTALASALDVDPATLPGDAGVSMRLVPLPVPYDDPRDLQAEISDRLGVEVSVPKWNGMTLLRVSANVYNAPSEYDRLAAGIRSVL
- a CDS encoding aspartate/glutamate racemase family protein produces the protein MQTNHRHLGILAHSAEGAALSFQTFCREGFARLGPHAHPDVTLDLIPLSRSMPYWEAGDYHAVRAILRESAQRLAAAGADFFICPDNTAHLAFELDGDPYPIPGLHIAEVVADEAAARGHRKVGILGTRFTMEGPVYPRAMAARGITAAAPDAADRATVDTIIFDELVNGIFTDRARTAYQRVIDHLAAEGCDAVALVCTEIPLLITPETSPLPTLDSTRLQARAALDVAIGARALPTWFGGPVGPDQPVVLTTRT